From a single Callithrix jacchus isolate 240 chromosome 5, calJac240_pri, whole genome shotgun sequence genomic region:
- the NPTX1 gene encoding neuronal pentraxin-1 — translation MPAGRAARTCALLALCLLGAGAQDFGPTRFICTSVPVDADMCAASVAAGGAEELRSSVLQLRETVLQQKETILSQKETIRELTAKLGRCESQSTLEPGAGEARAGGGRKQPGSGKNTMGDLSRTPAAETLSQLGQTLQSLKTRLENLEQYSRLNSSSQTNSLKDLLQSKIDELERQVLSRVNTLEEGKGGPRNDTEERVKIETALTSLHQRISELEKGQKDNRPGDKFQLTFPLRTNYMYAKVKKSLPEMYAFTVCMWLKSSAAPGVGTPFSYAVPGQANELVLIEWGNNPMEILINDKVAKLPFVINDGKWHHICVTWTTRDGVWEAYQDGTQGGSGENLAPYHPIKPQGVLVLGQEQDTLGGGFDATQAFVGELAHFNIWDRKLTPGEVYNLATCSTKALSGNVIAWAESHIEIYGGATKWTFEACRQIN, via the exons ATGCCAGCCGGCCGCGCCGCGCGCACCTGTGCGCTGCtcgccctctgcctcctgggcgcCGGGGCCCAGGATTTCGGGCCGACGCGCTTCATCTGCACCTCGGTACCCGTGGACGCCGACATGTGCGCCGCGTCCGTGGCCGCCGGCGGCGCCGAGGAGCTCCGGAGCAGCGTGCTGCAGCTCCGCGAGACAGTGCTGCAGCAGAAGGAGACCATCCTGAGCCAGAAGGAGACCATCCGCGAGCTGACCGCCAAGCTGGGCCGCTGCGAGAGCCAGAGCACGCTGGAACCCGGAGCCGGCGAGGCCCGGGCGGGCGGCGGCCGCAAGCAACCCGGCTCGGGCAAGAACACCATGGGCGACCTGTCCCGGACACCGGCCGCCGAGACGCTCAGCCAACTCGGGCAAACTTTGCAATCGCTCAAAACCCGCCTGGAGAACCTCGAG CAGTACAGCCGCCTCAATTCCTCCAGCCAGACCAACAGCCTCAAGGATCTGCTGCAGAGCAAGATCGATGAGCTGGAGAGGCAGGTGCTGTCCCGGGTGAACACCCTGGAGGAGGGCAAGGGGGGCCCCCGGAATGACACCGAGGAGAGGGTCAAGATCGAGACCGCCCTGACTTCCCTGCACCAGCGGATCAGCGAGCTCGAGAAAG GGCAGAAAGACAACCGCCCTGGAGACAAGTTCCAGCTCACCTTCCCGCTGCGGACCAACTACATGTACGCCAAGGTGAAGAAGAGCCTGCCCGAGATGTACGCCTTCACTGTCTGCATGTGGCTCAAGTCCAGTGCCGCGCCAGGGGTGGGCACGCCGTTCTCCTATGCTGTACCTGGCCAGGCCAATGAGCTGGTTCTCATCGAATGGGGCAACAACCCCATGGAGATCCTCATCAATGACAAG GTGGCCAAGCTGCCATTTGTCATCAACGATGGCAAGTGGCACCACATCTGCGTCACCTGGACCACCCGGGACGGGGTCTGGGAGGCCTACCAGGATGGCACGCAGGGTGGCAGCGGCGAGAACTTGGCGCCCTATCACCCCATCAAGCCCCAGGGCGTGCTGGTGCTGGGCCAGGAGCAG GACACTCTGGGTGGTGGGTTTGATGCCACCCAGGCATTTGTGGGTGAGCTGGCCCACTTCAACATCTGGGACCGCAAGCTGACCCCAGGGGAGGTATATAACCTGGCCACCTGCAGCACCAAGGCACTGTCCGGCAACGTCATTGCCTGGGCCGAGTCCCACATTGAGATCTACGGCGGAGCCACCAAGTGGACCTTCGAGGCCTGTCGCCAGATCAACTGA